The Diceros bicornis minor isolate mBicDic1 chromosome 8, mDicBic1.mat.cur, whole genome shotgun sequence genomic interval atacttcacTTTCAGAATATTTTCCTGCTTGCATAGatgtggtggtttttttttttcaagaaatttcaTGTAATTGCTGTATTTTAAGGTTTACATTTAGAAGAAATCAGAATCTCTAAAATCACAATATCCAAAGGCAATTGCCATCAACTTTGgtaaagatccttctaagacctcTCTCTAGGAATCTATTCCACAGAATTGGTTGTGAACACCTGGAAACACATGcaatcatataaaaatatatatatttacctaaTAGAACCACAGTATAGAGTGTTTTATAGTCTGCCGTTCCATTCAGTGATAATCCAGGGAGATATTTTCTTACCAATGCATTTAGATACACATTATTTAAATAGGTGAATGATATGATAATTTAATCAACTTCCTACTGttggatatttattattttaaaaataatttaccttTAATAAACAGCACTGCATTTAACATACTGTGTagctcttatttaaaaattacttttatggACATATTTTATATCCTTAGCTTGACACTATTAATGAAAGTTACCTTTTGGAGGGGTATCATCTGTATTTTCTTGGagggttaaaaaaattattagcaGAATCTCTTAATTATTAAATTACAATAAAGAATAATCATAACTCGCCGGGTACGggtctcttcttcctccccttcctccccaaatCACATAAATAGGAGCTGTTTTTCCTTTGCAGTGTGCATCGCCTCAGGAACAAAGGTGGCTCTGTTTAATCGACTTCGATCCCAGACAGTTAGTACCAGATACTTGCATGTAGAAGGTGGTAATTTCCATGCCAGTTCTCAGCAGTGGGGAGCGTTTTACATTCATCTCTGTAAGTATAAAAATGTGCATTTGATGTTTTTAGTGTGAAATCGTTaaattctttttgataataagGTGTACGGATGGATATATTAAGATGTGTCATTTTCCTAAGCAGATTAATGAATTCTAAAAGATAATAATTTGATCTCCTTTTCCACTCTACTGCAGTGGATGATGATgaatcagaaggagaagagttcaCAGTTCGTGATGGCTACATCCATTATGGACAGACAGTCAAACTTGTGTGTTCAGTTACTGGCATGGCACTCCCGAGATTGGTATGGCTCTCCTTTTGCTTTAATGGCAGTGTAGTAAAAATTAAGAGAACAGAAATGCCACAACATTCAAATGGAAAAATACACCTCAGTTTCATGCTTTTTAATGTAAAAAGGTATCTCAGTAATCACTGTTAGTTATAATTGGCAATTATATTCCCACCTTATTTAAAAAACGCTTTAAGGCAATTAGCCAATGTTTAGGAATGCGTTCTTAATGACTTCCTGTTATACTATTTCTAATAAATTTTggtagtgtttttctttttggttgtgTAATTCATATTCGATAGAGGGCACTGTAAAATTACATTATGATTTCTTGTCTTAACTAACGCAGATAACTCTGTATCCATTTTTTGTGATACGTGCTGCATCCCAGCATAGGACCAAGTTTTGAAAACATAGGagttcttatttctttaaaaatataaatataggggccggccccgtggcttagcggttaagtgctcgcactccgctgctggcggcccgggttcggatcccgggcgcgcaccaacacacagcttctctggccatgctgaggccgtgtcccacatacagcaactagaaggatgtgcagctatgacatacagctatctactggggctttgggggaaaaataaataaataaaattataaaaaaatatatatatataattggtaTTAATTTACTCTCCCACAAGAAGatagatttattaaaaattaaataaaattgatatttcttACTCTGGgaaagaagcataatgtttaggGCTTTTTGTTTACTAGGAACATCTTGAAACTCTAAAAATTGCTTTTCTTGgcaaaatgaaagcaaaagcGCTTAGACTCCCTCCCCCAtattcctcctcctttctgaAACAATACAATTCAGTTATATTAGAGATAGAGGGGATTTATGAGGAAGTTTGCTTCACAGTCAGGTTGGGGGGTTGGGTGAGTAGAAGAACATGTAGTAGTAGAAGAACATATAGTATTACCGTTCCTGAATATGCTTTATGTTTTTATCTCTGGTGAAATATTTCACTGGCTTATATTTTCTGGAACTATTTCAGCAGGGGCTGGGTTGATCTATAATTTTCTAAATGCAtcatttctctttattgtttttgttttatttttctatgtcatGATTGTATAGGTGATTTTATTTCCCATGTCAACTTAATAAGCTAAAATTATGAAGTGTAgtaatattaatttataaaatcttaaaactgagacaaattacaataaaaaggataaaggtAAGGAAAGACGGGTgtaaaaaatggaaggaaaaacacaaacgaaaaaacaaaccaaatcaaCATTTACTCGagttcttctcttctccttcatgGTGTGTCAGTCTATTCCCAGGATAGTGTTTATTTGCTGTGGCATTAAATGCTTGTACTACAGAAGCACAATTCAGAGGCTTATGCTTCTGATCAGCAACAGCCTACATATGGACCACTTAGAAGCCAGGCTCAaatcttaaaataatgttttcactTACAATTTCATGTAGTCTGCCTTACTTGAAAGTCATCTTTAATTGAATGTTTTTAACACTCAAAACTATGTAGCTCTGATTATTAAAATGTTACAATAAAAAAACTGACCTAGAGAATGCCTTAGGAAAAGTTGGAGTACCATCATTAACATACTAAGGTTCTGTGACTGCGGAATTCATTTCCTCAAAGTCATAGAAAGGCTTTAGATAGTCTGCACTATTTCCTGCCCTCCTTTACCTCTGTTTacatgcagttttcttttctttttttttttgttttttgtgaggaagatcagccctgagctaacatccctgctaatcctcctctttttgctgaggaagaccggctctgagctaacatctattgccaatcctcctcctttttttccccaaagcgccagtagatagttgtatgtcatagttgcacatccttctagttgctgtacgtgggacacggcctcagcatggccggagaagcggtgcgtcggtgcatgcccaggatccgaacctgggctgccagtagcggagcccgcacacttaaccactaagccacggggccggccctacacacAGTTTTCAATGAAGGTACATTTTTCAAAGGAGGCATTGTATAGCTTTCATATGCTTTTTAAGAAGGATAATACTGCTTTAATATCTGAAAGTTGCTATGAATGCTTCCTAGAGTGTCAACCTAATTGGAGATCTTTGCTTGGAAAACATTGTCCCTCCAAGCAAGTTTCAATGGGATAAATGTCCTGGTGAGAAATCCTGTTTTTAGGGTACTTTCAAAACAAGCACAACTCTATGTAGATCTAGCCAGCTAACAAGAAACACCAGTTAGCCATTTATCCCATGTCCTCAAGGTTGTCAGATACTCCAGAGGTTTGGGGACATCTAAGATCTGTTCGATAAACTAACGTGTGACATGAACTCAGTCAGCATTTACTGGGCATTTACCAGGTACAGTGCTAGGAATATGAATAGGATATGTTTCCTCTCCTTGAGGGCTGCATCAGTTTACCTCAGAAATATGGTAAATACTGTACCGACAATCTACAAAACTAGCATAGAGGACTGAGAGCTGGTTGGAGTAACCCCTGATGTTTTATGACTGTAGAATTCACCACACACATAGCTTAAGTTATAATGTTCGTACTACCTGGTTTCTCagattctttcctcttctttaattAGAATGATCAAAGCAAGTTTTTTGTGACAAACAGTAGTGGAcatatttgatttctttattggTGAGAGCCAGGTCATTTAGCAGTGTCTGTATCCAAAGACCTATTGTGGGGGATAGAATTGACCCAAACATGGCCCACATTCCAGTGTGCTTATAATTACTAGCTAGTGGAGAAACAATGGTGTATACAAATAACAGTAGTGTAGACAAATCTTGACTCTTACATGGTGGAGAAGCATGAGTGAGTGCTATAGACTTACAGGAAGCTTTAGACTTATACcactcaaaaatcagttgtttctCTAAAATCCAAActtcattaaatttaaatatagctTTAAGACTTTAACATTGAATTGAAACGTTTTGCTTGAGTTTAATTAGTCTCACAGACTATCTTAGAAGCTATAATTGCTGAAAGTGTACTGTCTCCCTTTGAACTCAAAAATTAATGCTGGTGTagttagaatgacaaatattctgACTAATAAACTTCAGAGCTAAAAATGTGTAAATATGAAGAATGTTAACTCTGAAGATTGAGATTTTTaataatattgcataatattaatagcactgttctaagcacttttacatatattgattcatttaatcctcacaaaactgTGAGTAGTTACTGTTAAGGATGTTCATTGTGGAGCAAATTACAGTCCTACATGCAAATATTCTTGATCcctctatgtgccaggccctgtctaGATGCTGGAATGCATTTGTGAGAAAGACAgacttcctgtcctcatgggctTACATTTTGGTAGGAGGATAGACAAAAATCAGCTAAAGAAATACtcataaaatgtattaaaaggTTAATACAAGTGATATGAAGACAAATTAAAACGGGATAAAGGGATAGAGAATTGAGGGAGTGCTTAGCGTGGTCAGAGAAGTCTTTTTGAAGTGGGGATATTTGAACAGAGACCAGAATGAAGTCGGAGAACCACAGACTGGTTgaggagcatttcaggcagacaGAATGAGTGGGAAAAGAACTTAAAACGGGAATGTGTGTGAGGACTAGTAAGGAAGCCATTATAGCTAGAGCtgaaggagggatggagggggcAAGTGGCAGGAAAGGAGACTGCAAGGTAGCCATGGGCAACATCTTGTAGAGTTCCTTTCTGTATGTAGGGTAAGAACTTCATATTATCTATGTGTGATAGGaggccactggagggttttaaaaAGGGAATGACGGCTGATTTATGTTTAGAGGGATGATTCTGGCTGCTCTGTAGAGAAGAAAGCATAGCGATATAgcagtggaagcagagagacaggTGATTGGGCTTTTGTCGTAATTCAGGCAAGAGTTGATGATGGTCCCTTAGACTAGGATTGTCATGGTGAGGTGATGAGAGGTGACTGACTTGTTTGAAAGTAGACCTAGCAGAATTTGTTGACAGGATGGATGACTGGGTGTGGGAGAAAgcaaggagtcaaggatgactctaaGGTTTTTGGATTGAGTCAACGGTGGTGCCGTTTATTGAGCTGTGAGTTGGGGGAGGATTACATTTAGGAGAAAATCAAAAATTCTGTTTTTGATTAAGATGGAGATGGCTATAAGACATCTTAAGTGGAACTGTTGAATAGGTAATTAAATATACAGGTTGAGTGCCTGAAAGAGGATAGGGTTGGAGATGTAAATTTAGGAGTTAGCAGCCTCTCTATAGTGTAGAAAGTATAGAGTATGGAGAGAGGTAAAGAGATCTGAGGAGCTGGGGCACTTTAAAGGCCAGCTAGAACAAGGGTATCCCCGAAAGGAGAATGTGTCAGATGCTTCTGAGAAAGCTAATAAGATGAGGACAGAGAAGTGCCCCTGGGATTCATCTGTCTGGAAGTCCTTGGTGGCCTCGACAAGAGCAATTGTAGTGGAGATGTTGACATAAAAGGCTGGAATGATTTCAGGAGATTGGACAGTGAGGAAGAGAAGTGTGCTATGAAAGGGAGCAGAGAACCAGGGTGATGAGAGGGAGGGACAGGGACATGTAATCAAGGAaggattttctttacttttgatttTAGATGAGAAATAATTCTAATGTGTTAGTATGCTCTTGGGAGTGATCTTCATAATCATCAAACACTTAGTGACCTTCTATGTGACGAGTGACATCTAAGGTTTGATAGGATAATCTTTCCGATACCTGTATGTGTTTTGTGGAATATTTGAGTTATAAAATTGTAGAGTGTAGTGGAAAGAGTTCAGGCTGGGCAGGCAGCCAGCCCCGGAATTATATTCTGGTCCTTTGGCTACTAACCAGGTGATTTTGAGGGACTtacctgacctctctgagcctgtttcctaatctgcaaaatgatatctattttaagtttttaaaagatatcAGTATGATAATGGACTGCACTGCCTAGCACACCCTCAGTAGCCTTTAGAGACAGTTTTTCCTTTGATGTTGGAATATTGGTCATTGTATATTATTGGAAAGGTCATCTCAACTTGCTAGTCAAAGTATGGTCCCTAGACCAACAGAATTAACATCagctgggaatttgttagaaatgcagaatatcAGGCCCCACACGAGATTTGTGGGATCAGAACAGATGTATTTTCAACAAGAAGCCCAGAtgatttgtatgcacattaaagtttgaaaagcCACTATCTAGAAAACAAGTGTCTGCCTGCCCTATTTTTTCAGGTGTTCATGGAAGAAGGTAACAGTTTCCACATTCTAACATGCTTGCAatctaaaagtattttttatacCTAGCCTTGTTGTTTATAAATGTTTCTGTATATGTAGGTATATGACACATAACTGTGATGTATTATTATATAGCATCTTCTGTGTACTCATGACTGTACAAAATGAAAACTCTACATATGTGatgactttgtcttttttaattgttGAAATATAGATAATTAGGAAAGTTGATAAGCAGACTGCATTACTGGATGCAGATGATCCTGTGTCACAACTCCATAAATGTGCATTTTACCTTAAGGATACAGAAAGAATGTACTTGTGCCTTTCTCAAGAAAGAATAATCCAGTTTCAGGTATGTTTTTAGGTTACTGGTAAAATCTAAAATGTGCAGACTTTTAGGTTAGCAGCATACAGAAACATGAAACTCGGTTAATATTAATTGTAACCAAATACACGAACCTGTGTTCAGAGCCTTATCTCAAGTCCAAGGGTCGTTAACTCATATGGTCCTCAGACGTGGTGGTCGTCCCACCTCAGGAAAGAACTCaaaactgtgaaaatattttcagagaagCAGTTAATATCTAATTCTGGGGAACAAAAAGCCCCTTAGATTATCCCAAAGTAGATTTTGGGTGTTCAGTGAATCCCCTGAAATTGTGTGCAGACATTGTGTATAGATGCATTATGTTTAGGGGGAGGGTTCATAACTCGCATCACATGTAAATTGGGGTCTTCCAAGATAGTAATGATGACAAGTTTCAAAAGCTAATTTTTAACCACGTTTACTCAGAAGGCTTTCGTGAGGATATTTAGGACAAGGGCAGATGGTTTAATAGGATAGTTACATTTTCATGTGAAGCTCATTTATAAACAGCTGAAGACCTGTTCCGGAGCAATGGTCACACAAAGCCCTTCTCCTCAGCTCAGCACTGATGGACTGGTCTAGGTGTTTTAAGGTGGAGGTAGGGGATTGCCGGTTCACATCTTGGTTCCCTCTTGCTGAAAGTATAGGCGTTTCCTGCTGTTCTCTAAGCATGAGGGgctcccattctctctctttcttagggCTGCCTAAACGAGTTTTAAATAGCTATTAACATCACAGATACTGatcttttattaaagaaattatatAGGTACTATTGTACCTTTAAGTGGTTATTCTAAAAGCTATTGTTAGTTATTTAATATGTCActgaaatatttcttattataataaAAACTGTATGTGAGGTTTCCACATTAATATTCTGTTTGTGTTTATTTAGGGATAGGCAAAGCACCATGCTTGGGAAgttgataaattttttttaaattcttcccATATTAACTCCAGTCTATGAGCGTTTTGCTAGTGCCTTTGAGTCAATTCCCACTCCTGGCaaccctgtgtgcagcagagcgGAAGCCTGCCCAggctttttgcaccatcctctcaccttctggcactgtatcagatagtgctccactgctgttcacagggttttcatggccagttttttcgaaGTGGGCGGCCAGGTCCTCTTTTccggtctgtcttagtctggaagctccactgaaacctgtccaccatggatgaccctgctggtatttgaaataccgatggcatagctttcagcatcacagcagcatGCAGCCACCAccgtatgacaaccaacagacgggtggtgtggttccctgaccagaaatgAGCTCTAGGCCACGGTGGTGAAAGCGCCGAATCTTAACCGCTAACTAGATAGAGCACCAGGGCTGGCGACTGTGAGTGTTACTTTGTTAAAATTGTCTTAGACTGCATTGTATATAAAACTCAATTTCTAAACATTCTTTCCTCATAAGGCCACTCCATGCCCAAAGGAACCAAATAAAGAGATGATAAATGATGGAGCTTCCTGGACAATCATTAGTACGGATAAGGCAGAGTATACCTTTTATGAGGGGATGGGCCCTGTCCTTGCCCCAGTCACGCCAGTGCCTGTCGTAGAAAGTCTTCAGGTGAGACCACTTAGTCACAAGTTGACTTTTAGCTCTTTGCAACTGCTGTTAGATACGACTTGGCATAATTTTATTTCACgataattttgatttttctccaAATTTTGTGATTTGGGGATTTTGTTATACATCATTCattgattaaaaaatgaaaataggaggAACATACTTTTatgcaaaaaaatttaaatttaaatcaactTGTATGTTATCTTGAGATGTTTTTAGCTCACTTTGTCTTTATAATCATGTCATTTAAAAGAAgccttttatctgttttttcacaAATGACAGTCAAATGAGAAACTAATCTGCGTATTTTAATGAACAATGAAAAGTTTTCTCAATGTTCTTCTAATTTTCTGTGAATTGCAGTTGAATGGCGGTGGGGACGTAGCAATGCTTGAACTTACGGGACAAAATTTCACTCCAAATTTACGAGTGTGGTTTGGGGATGTAGAAGCTGAAACTATGTACAGGTACTTGATAAAACTTTCTATGTCATCCAGAGTTTTTGATGGGGGTGGGTACATGAGATTCCTTCCTAATACTGATTGTAATGTATTAAGCAATCTTGTTTTAAGTTTCAGTTCTAAACTTTGCCTTGCTCTTAAGTAATTTATATTTCCTCCTCAGATGTGGAGAGAGTATGCTCTGTGTTGTCCCAGACATTTCTGCATTCCGAGAAGGTTGGAGATGGGTCCGACAGCCAGTCCAGGTTCCAGTAACTTTGGTCCGTAATGATGGAATCATTTATTCCACCAGCCTTACCTTTACCTACACACCAGAACCAGGGCCACGGCCACATTGCAGTGCTGCGGGAGCAATCCTTCGAGCCAACTCAAGCCAAGTGCCCCCTAATGAATCAAACACAAACAGCGAGGGAAGTTACACAAACGTCAGCACAAATTCAACCAGTGTCACATCATCTACAGCAACAGTGGTGTCCTAACTACCGTCTTTTTGCTAGGACTTAAACTGACTGGAGTGTGGCGAAATgttgacaaaaaaaaagaaagaaagaaaaaagtgaacaaTCTTGTGGTTTCTTGGGAAAACTTTTCATACCAGGTGATACTATTCGAAAACCCCATTACCTGCAAGTGCTGATTTGAAGTGCAGAAGCcacagtaaaacaaaaaaaaaccatcaaAATGTACAAACTATTGGAAATCGATTTTTTTTCAGCTGTTACTTTTGgttggtttttgtttggttttgtttaaaTGGCCAAGAAATAGAGATGTGGCTGGAATAAAGTTAATCAAACTAGAAGACACAAATCTAACATAGTTTTTATGGACCAAGGAACTTGTATAAGCTTTAGTAAAGGTACATTTTCACCATACCTTTTTTATATCACAGTATATAGTACACCTTTGTTACCAAATAGGTTGTTCTCTTCCCCGCCCCCCTGTGAGCTTTTGCTCTTTAAGTACATTCAGGTTCCAAGCCTGACCATGCTTGTTTAAGTACCATACTCTTCCAGGTTTTCTTGGTCTAAGGCTGgaactgtcatttttattttatttttttttttaaagctgaagtCTTATGACTTTTCATGAGTTGAAATTGTTCGGATTTCAGCAAGTCAAATCTTGTAAAGGCCTgcgtattttttttaagattatatgAAGTCTGtgcaaaagctttaaaaaaatgcctCTGCCTTGCCTGCAATACATGCAATGTACGTTAACTTAGTCTCTATTCTCAGACACTGTTGGTAGTTATTTCCAtgttctccttttttaaaaaatatgtatttatagtgGTAATCCAAGAGGTTCTAACATTTACATGGAATTAAATGTGGCCATTTAGTCATTAATGAGTTAATGGCACAGGACATGTTGGTATTTGAGGTGTTCTCTCCCCATTTCCCATGCATAAATGTGTCTACATTTTCCAGAATTTGTTCAGGTTTTTCCCCTTCCTAATCTTGTACATAACTTGTATTATGTGTaagttaaacattttattttgaacgtGTAATGTTCCCAGTGATTTCATTCAAC includes:
- the RBPJ gene encoding recombining binding protein suppressor of hairless isoform X2, yielding MAWIKRKFGERPPPKRLTREAMRNYLKERGDQTVLILHAKVAQKSYGNEKRFFCPPPCVYLMGSGWKKKKEQMERDGCSEQESQPCAFIGIGNSDQEMQQLNLEGKNYCTAKTLYISDSDKRKHFMLSVKMFYGNSDDIGVFLSKRIKVISKPSKKKQSLKNADLCIASGTKVALFNRLRSQTVSTRYLHVEGGNFHASSQQWGAFYIHLLDDDESEGEEFTVRDGYIHYGQTVKLVCSVTGMALPRLIIRKVDKQTALLDADDPVSQLHKCAFYLKDTERMYLCLSQERIIQFQATPCPKEPNKEMINDGASWTIISTDKAEYTFYEGMGPVLAPVTPVPVVESLQLNGGGDVAMLELTGQNFTPNLRVWFGDVEAETMYRCGESMLCVVPDISAFREGWRWVRQPVQVPVTLVRNDGIIYSTSLTFTYTPEPGPRPHCSAAGAILRANSSQVPPNESNTNSEGSYTNVSTNSTSVTSSTATVVS
- the RBPJ gene encoding recombining binding protein suppressor of hairless isoform X1 gives rise to the protein MAPVVTGKFGERPPPKRLTREAMRNYLKERGDQTVLILHAKVAQKSYGNEKRFFCPPPCVYLMGSGWKKKKEQMERDGCSEQESQPCAFIGIGNSDQEMQQLNLEGKNYCTAKTLYISDSDKRKHFMLSVKMFYGNSDDIGVFLSKRIKVISKPSKKKQSLKNADLCIASGTKVALFNRLRSQTVSTRYLHVEGGNFHASSQQWGAFYIHLLDDDESEGEEFTVRDGYIHYGQTVKLVCSVTGMALPRLIIRKVDKQTALLDADDPVSQLHKCAFYLKDTERMYLCLSQERIIQFQATPCPKEPNKEMINDGASWTIISTDKAEYTFYEGMGPVLAPVTPVPVVESLQLNGGGDVAMLELTGQNFTPNLRVWFGDVEAETMYRCGESMLCVVPDISAFREGWRWVRQPVQVPVTLVRNDGIIYSTSLTFTYTPEPGPRPHCSAAGAILRANSSQVPPNESNTNSEGSYTNVSTNSTSVTSSTATVVS
- the RBPJ gene encoding recombining binding protein suppressor of hairless isoform X3; this encodes MDHTEGSPAEEPPAHAPSLGKFGERPPPKRLTREAMRNYLKERGDQTVLILHAKVAQKSYGNEKRFFCPPPCVYLMGSGWKKKKEQMERDGCSEQESQPCAFIGIGNSDQEMQQLNLEGKNYCTAKTLYISDSDKRKHFMLSVKMFYGNSDDIGVFLSKRIKVISKPSKKKQSLKNADLCIASGTKVALFNRLRSQTVSTRYLHVEGGNFHASSQQWGAFYIHLLDDDESEGEEFTVRDGYIHYGQTVKLVCSVTGMALPRLIIRKVDKQTALLDADDPVSQLHKCAFYLKDTERMYLCLSQERIIQFQATPCPKEPNKEMINDGASWTIISTDKAEYTFYEGMGPVLAPVTPVPVVESLQLNGGGDVAMLELTGQNFTPNLRVWFGDVEAETMYRCGESMLCVVPDISAFREGWRWVRQPVQVPVTLVRNDGIIYSTSLTFTYTPEPGPRPHCSAAGAILRANSSQVPPNESNTNSEGSYTNVSTNSTSVTSSTATVVS